In the genome of Felis catus isolate Fca126 chromosome E1, F.catus_Fca126_mat1.0, whole genome shotgun sequence, the window TATTGGTAAGAAGCGTTGGACTCCAGCGTTTTCGTTTTCTCAGCAACCACGGAGCCCGCCTCAGCCAGAGACCTTCTCCTCCTCAGATTCAGAGGTACCGGCCCCGCAGGAACTTTTCTCCGAGCTCAGAGACCCCGGGAACCTGCTGAGGAGCACCCCTGTCCCCCGCATCTCAGAAATCTGAGATCCAGCCCGCGCACCCCTTCTCCAAGTGCCTAACTTTAACAAGTCCGATATCTTCCCTTGTGCAGCCTTGTGAAAACTGCTTCCTACAGGTGCTACCGCCCCTAATGCCTGTGTGGCCTCCCCCCTGCCTTTTTCAGCCACCTGGTTAGTAATTCTTCACATTACATTATCGCTGGCATCACAACCGGGGTGATTTCTGTCTCCTGCCTAGGCCAGGACTGATTCACCCTCAGTTAGGTTCTAAGCATCTACGGCAGGAACTAGAACATGGCACTTCCCATCCCTACCAGATGGTGACGCTGGAGAgggttcccccaccccccaccccccacccacggCCCACATTCTGATCCGGTTTGTCTCCGGCCAACCTTTGCACAAGCAGGGGCAAGTTCACATTCAGAGGACGTAGCAAAATTGGTGACAAATGGAGCTTCGTTGCTGTACCGTCTTGGGAAGGGAGAGCGGTGGGTGGTTTCAGGGATTCCCTGCTAAATATTCGAATGTGTCTCCTTGTTGGCTAGAAGTGAGCTGTATGGAAGGATCCTCATCATAGGTTTTCGAGAGAAGATGATCTTGTTATAGTTTGCAGTGGGGTTTTCTCTGGACTCCGTATGAAAGCGTATCGGTTCGGGCATGACGGCGGGCCCCAGGCTCGTCACCGAATACGTGCTCCATACCGATAACATGGTCTCTGACCTCTTGTCCTTGGACATCGCGTCTCCGGAGGACTTAGATGACTTTCTCCTTTTCGGCTGCGCGATGCCGGAAGGTTGGCTCTGCCTTGAGGCCCGCTGGCTTTCTTCAAGTGCTTGCATAGAACCCAGGTCCCTGGCTTTGCTTTTCTCAATGAGTTTTTTCACCATCGGGGACGTGTAGGTGACATAGGCTGGCCACGGGCTGTGCTTTTCAAGCAGACTCAGGGGAAGCCCGATGTTCCCTGTGAGTTCTACCAGCAAAGAGAAACACGGGTGATTTAGAGGCACTCGGGTACCACCGTCCAGTTCTTCAACGAATCAGAGGGTCTTGGAACCACGTTTTGAACGTTTCCCCCATCA includes:
- the CDRT4 gene encoding CMT1A duplicated region transcript 4 protein isoform X2; the protein is MMEVIEARKAKRDKELTGNIGLPLSLLEKHSPWPAYVTYTSPMVKKLIEKSKARDLGSMQALEESQRASRQSQPSGIAQPKRRKSSKSSGDAMSKDKRSETMLSVWSTYSVTSLGPAVMPEPIRFHTESRENPTANYNKIIFSRKPMMRILPYSSLLANKETHSNI